The Streptomyces collinus DNA segment CCCGCGGTCGCCTTCCTCGGCGGCACGCTGCTCGCTCACGGAGCAGTGAATCCCAGCGCTGATCGGGCGACGGCACCGGAACCGCCTTCGACAGCTCAGGCGCCGGAACCGACCGCCGCAGATGTCGAGCCGCCCACGGCAGCGCCCGAACTGCCGGCCGCCGCGCCGGAGTCGGCTTCATTGCCTCCGTCCTCGGTACCGCCCGCGCTCGTCGCTCTCGCCCGGAAGGTCGCCGACGAACACCGCGCCCGGACCGGGACCGACATCGACACCTCGACCCTTCGCGCCCGGCTCGGTGTGCCCATGCCGCTCGCCGAAGCCATCACCACCCAACTCACCTGACCCGGAGGACTTTCCCCCTTGCGCCCGTCCACGCTCCGCGCGCTGAAGCGCGCCGCAGAGCTGACCCGACAGAACCGCCTCACCGAAGCCGTGCTGATCGCCGAACCGGTCATCCTCGCCGCCGACAGCTACGAGGGCGAAGAGATCTTGCGCTGGCTGGCCGACCACGTCACCGACTTCACCGGCGAGACCGACAAGGAGATCCCCTGATGTCCGCCAACCGCCGCTTCCGCCGCGTCGTCCGCATCGGCCCCGTCCATGTCGGCACCTACAACGACGGCCGGGGCCGCGAGAAGCACACCGCCGCCTGCACGGCTCCGCGCTGCGGCTTCTCCACCGACTACGACAGCCGCGCCGCCGCCGAGCTGGCCGCGCGCACCCACCGCTGCCGCGTCCGCTGAGGAGCTCCCGTGACCGTCTCGCTGCCGCTCGTCTTCCTCCTGGGCGTCATCGCCTGGGCCGCGATCAAGTTCCTCGGCATCCGTCTCTGGGTCGCCGTCGTGATCGCCCTGTTCGGCTTCTGGCTCTCGCACACCATCCTCGCCCCGGCCATCGAGTCCGGCACCCGCTCCGGGGTCGACGTCGTCAACGGCACCCACGAATGACACCCCGACCGACAAGGAGTCCCGCGATGTTCCGCCCCAAGCTGCCCGACACCCCGCACGTCCCGAGCATCACCACCCACATCCCGCAGGATCACGCCCCGGCTCCTTCCGCCGGCCGCTCGGTCGCCCCGTTCGTCGGGGTCGGCGCCGGTGCGGTGGCCGCCGTGGTCGTCGTCGGCGTCGTCCTCACCGCGCTCCTGGCGGCGGTCGCCGTCTCGGCCGTGTCCGTGGCCATCGCCGCCGTGGTCCTGCGCTCCCTCGTCACTGGCGCCAACAGGCGCTGACCGGCCGCCGGGGCGGCAAACGCCGCCAAGCATCCCGCCGCCCCGGGGCCGTCCCTCTCAACCGCCGAAACAGCCGAAAGGAAGACCCATCATCACCCGGCAGACTCCGCCCCCGCTGGCGGAACTCTCCATGCTGGCCTCCCTCGGCACCATGCCCGAGCTGGCCCGCCAACTCTCCGGCCTGGGCGGCTGCACGAACCCCGTGCGCCTCGACGGCCACCGAACCGAGTACGCGGTCGACCGGACGACCGGAGAGATCGGGCGCGTCCTCCACCACCTCGACTCGTCCTCCCTGCCCGCCGGAAGTCTCCTCGTCCGCTGCAACAACCGCCGTGCCACCCGCTGCGCGGCCTGTGCGGAGGTCTACCGCCGAGACACCTTCCACCTGATCACCGCCGGACTCCGTGGCGGCAAGGGCACCGCCGAACAGGTCGGCACACACCCGCGCGTCTTCGCCACCCTCACCGCACCGAGCTTCGGCCCGGTCCACAACCGCCCCTCCAGCGGGCGGCCCTGCCGCTGCGGTGCTCGGCACGACGACACAGACCCGGCCCTCGGTACGCCCCTCGACCCGGACGCATACAACTACGAAGCGGCCGTGCTCTGGAATGCCCACGCCGGGGCCCTCTGGCGGCGCTTCTCGATCTACCTGCGCCGTGAGATCGCCAAGCGCGCCGGCCTCACCCAGCGCACATTTCGGGATCACGCACGTGTCTCCTTCGCTAAGGTCGCCGAGTACCAGAAGCGGGGCGCCGTCCACTTCCACGCGGTCATCCGCCTCGACGGCCCGGAGGGCGGCGACACGGCCCCTCCGGCCTGGGCGTCCGCCGAACTGCTGACCGACGCCGTTCATGCCGCCGTCACCGCCACCCGCGTCAACGGATCGGACGTCGACGGCCGCACCCACACCTTCACCTTCGGCCGCCAACTCGACGTGCGCACCATCCGCTCTGCCGACTTCGACGGCGGCCAGGAGCTGACCGAGCGGGCCGTCGCCGCGTACATCGCCAAGTACGCCACCAAAGGCGCCGAGACAGCGACCGGCACCCTGGACCGGCCGATCCGCTTCCTCGCCGAGCTGGCACAGGCCCGGATCACCGACCACGCCCGCCGCATGATCCGGACGGCCTGGACCCTCGGCGCCCGCAAGCACCTTGAACACCTCCGCCTGCGCGCTTGGGCCCACATGCTCGGCTTCCGCGGCCACTTCTCCACCAAGTCCCGCCGCTACTCCACCACCCTCGGCGCCCTCCGCGACGCCCGCGCCGAATGGCGCCGCGCACAAGCGCCCACGGCCGCTCCTCAGGACGGCGAAACCACGCTCGTCCTGGCCCACTGGGTCTTCGCCGGAACCGGCCTGAGTAACGGCGAGGCCTGGCTCGCTGCGTCCCTCGAACCCGCCCGCGGAACGGAAGGAGAACCGACATGGACGCCCGTCGCGACGAGCTGATGACCGTTCGGCAAGTCCTGGATGAGCTGGGCGGTGTCTCCCGTCGGACGTTCTACCGCTGGAGAGAACTGGGGTACGGGCCGGCCGCATTCAAGCTGCCCAACGGAGAGCTGCGGGTTTGGCGGAGTGACTTCAACACATGGCTGCGACAGCTGGAGGAGGCGGCGTGAAGTCTCTCGATGTGAAGGTCTGGGGAGTCCGCAAGCGGGACACCAAAACGCCCTCGTACGGTGTCCGCTGGTCAGTCGCAGGCAATGTGTTCTCGGAGTCCTTCCGTACCAAGGCACTTGCCGACCACTACCGCACGAAGCTCATGCGTGCGATGCGCGAGGGCGAGGAGTTCGACACTGTGTCGGGACTTCCGGCCTCGATGGAAGAGAAGAAGTCGGCCGTGTCGTGGTACGCCTTCGCTCTCAGGTACCTCGCCATGAAATGGCCTCATGCCGCCCCGAATACGAGGGATGGCATCAACGAATCCC contains these protein-coding regions:
- a CDS encoding SpdD protein, with translation MFRPKLPDTPHVPSITTHIPQDHAPAPSAGRSVAPFVGVGAGAVAAVVVVGVVLTALLAAVAVSAVSVAIAAVVLRSLVTGANRR
- a CDS encoding helix-turn-helix transcriptional regulator, whose translation is MDARRDELMTVRQVLDELGGVSRRTFYRWRELGYGPAAFKLPNGELRVWRSDFNTWLRQLEEAA
- a CDS encoding replication initiator, giving the protein MLASLGTMPELARQLSGLGGCTNPVRLDGHRTEYAVDRTTGEIGRVLHHLDSSSLPAGSLLVRCNNRRATRCAACAEVYRRDTFHLITAGLRGGKGTAEQVGTHPRVFATLTAPSFGPVHNRPSSGRPCRCGARHDDTDPALGTPLDPDAYNYEAAVLWNAHAGALWRRFSIYLRREIAKRAGLTQRTFRDHARVSFAKVAEYQKRGAVHFHAVIRLDGPEGGDTAPPAWASAELLTDAVHAAVTATRVNGSDVDGRTHTFTFGRQLDVRTIRSADFDGGQELTERAVAAYIAKYATKGAETATGTLDRPIRFLAELAQARITDHARRMIRTAWTLGARKHLEHLRLRAWAHMLGFRGHFSTKSRRYSTTLGALRDARAEWRRAQAPTAAPQDGETTLVLAHWVFAGTGLSNGEAWLAASLEPARGTEGEPTWTPVATS
- a CDS encoding DUF2637 domain-containing protein translates to MRALPARVDAVLVQAVIAAALSFAHLHDLALAAGQDGWKAWAYPISVDLLLVAAWRRLRSGESKTSGWCWFLVALMASLGANVATAGLLDLENVPAWLRILVAGWPAVAFLGGTLLAHGAVNPSADRATAPEPPSTAQAPEPTAADVEPPTAAPELPAAAPESASLPPSSVPPALVALARKVADEHRARTGTDIDTSTLRARLGVPMPLAEAITTQLT
- a CDS encoding mobile element transfer protein → MSANRRFRRVVRIGPVHVGTYNDGRGREKHTAACTAPRCGFSTDYDSRAAAELAARTHRCRVR